Proteins co-encoded in one Desulfitobacterium hafniense DCB-2 genomic window:
- a CDS encoding aldehyde ferredoxin oxidoreductase family protein, producing the protein MVFTHRIMEVNLTTQTHGQYAIDPKWARDFIGGRGLGIRLLWERTPKGIDPLAPEAELYLLTGPLTGIAPGGAHTCLVFKSPQTNTLNYSITGAQWGQELRAAGWEGLMITGRSERPVYLLIEDGAVQFRDASHLWGLTTFAAERQLREELKDSRVRILNIGPAGEEMIPYASIQQEMFRSAARGGSGAVWGSKNLKAVAVRGTMALPVHNPSQAIPIRNEMEKILKDSRTTIRRTYDLMRWGGSMTNMPHSDEGHLDVANYREGHWPEINKIGGLAYERLCRARSRGCFGCPMGCMPLGVVREGEFSGNVVCPDLEAAATMGSGILVNDLNAMVYLTRWADEYGFDSTSLGNITGFAMECYENGLLPEAELEGIDLSWGNVEGVLALWNKILKREGIGALFAEGVKKAAAKIGGGSEHYAMQVKGREFACFTPQADHKQGLQYAVSDKGPAHHFGGKADHTQQRTWADLLTACTWQRRMIKPEVYLKLLNAVTDWQLQAGDWPLTARRILLLARAYNIREGLLPLRDDVPPERVHVDKLTTGIGAGQVYPREQFSMDRKAWYGELGCDAGGFPTPEALKEHGLEFAVPVVESSRRDSVQ; encoded by the coding sequence ATGGTTTTTACGCACCGGATCATGGAAGTGAATCTGACCACACAAACCCATGGACAATATGCCATAGATCCGAAGTGGGCCCGGGATTTTATTGGCGGGCGCGGCTTGGGAATCCGCTTGCTGTGGGAGAGGACACCTAAGGGAATCGATCCTTTGGCACCGGAAGCCGAGCTCTATTTGTTAACCGGGCCTCTTACCGGCATAGCGCCCGGGGGAGCCCATACCTGCCTCGTGTTCAAGTCCCCTCAGACCAACACCCTGAATTACTCGATCACCGGAGCACAGTGGGGTCAGGAACTCCGAGCGGCGGGGTGGGAAGGTCTGATGATCACCGGCAGATCGGAAAGACCGGTCTATCTTCTGATCGAAGACGGTGCCGTTCAGTTCCGGGATGCCTCACACCTATGGGGACTGACCACCTTCGCAGCGGAAAGACAGTTAAGAGAAGAACTGAAAGACAGCCGGGTGAGGATACTGAACATCGGCCCCGCGGGAGAGGAGATGATTCCTTATGCTTCAATACAGCAGGAGATGTTTCGTTCGGCCGCCAGGGGCGGCAGCGGGGCGGTCTGGGGGTCGAAGAATTTAAAGGCGGTTGCCGTGAGGGGAACCATGGCCCTTCCTGTACATAATCCGTCCCAGGCCATTCCGATTAGAAATGAAATGGAAAAAATACTCAAAGACAGCCGGACAACCATAAGGCGCACCTATGATCTGATGCGCTGGGGGGGCAGCATGACCAATATGCCCCATTCTGATGAAGGGCATCTGGATGTGGCCAATTACCGGGAAGGACATTGGCCGGAGATCAACAAGATCGGCGGACTGGCCTACGAAAGGCTGTGCCGCGCCAGATCGAGGGGGTGTTTTGGCTGCCCAATGGGCTGTATGCCTTTGGGCGTGGTGCGGGAAGGGGAATTTTCAGGAAATGTGGTCTGCCCGGATCTTGAAGCAGCGGCTACCATGGGGTCGGGAATTCTGGTCAATGATTTGAATGCTATGGTATACCTGACGCGCTGGGCGGACGAGTATGGCTTTGACAGTACCTCTCTCGGCAACATCACCGGCTTTGCTATGGAGTGTTATGAAAACGGGTTGCTTCCTGAGGCAGAACTTGAGGGGATTGATCTCAGCTGGGGGAATGTGGAAGGCGTCCTTGCTCTTTGGAACAAGATTCTTAAGCGGGAAGGCATCGGAGCCCTCTTCGCGGAAGGGGTAAAAAAGGCTGCCGCAAAGATCGGCGGCGGCTCCGAGCATTATGCCATGCAGGTGAAGGGACGTGAATTTGCCTGTTTTACACCCCAGGCCGATCATAAGCAGGGGTTGCAATATGCCGTTTCCGATAAGGGGCCTGCCCATCATTTCGGAGGAAAAGCGGATCATACCCAACAGCGGACCTGGGCAGACCTGTTGACGGCCTGCACCTGGCAAAGGCGGATGATTAAACCGGAGGTTTATCTGAAGCTGCTGAATGCCGTGACGGACTGGCAGTTGCAGGCCGGGGACTGGCCATTGACCGCTAGGCGGATTTTGCTGCTGGCCCGGGCTTATAACATTCGGGAAGGGTTGCTTCCTTTACGTGACGATGTCCCGCCGGAAAGAGTTCACGTGGACAAACTGACTACGGGGATTGGAGCAGGCCAGGTATACCCGCGGGAGCAGTTTTCCATGGACAGAAAAGCATGGTATGGAGAGCTGGGCTGTGATGCCGGAGGATTTCCGACCCCGGAGGCCCTTAAGGAGCACGGGCTGGAGTTTGCCGTACCTGTTGTGGAGAGTTCCCGCCGGGACTCGGTCCAATGA
- a CDS encoding DoxX family protein, which produces MSALVHFFSFVQGFSDLTLVIVRILAAIVFASHGWFKSFGKQKFRGSAERFAERGIPFPLLASYITSWSQLIAVPLLVLGFMTQWIALLLALEMIVAAWAKYMDTHAIFDGMDLPLGTLAICLVLFVLGPGAYSLDALL; this is translated from the coding sequence ATGTCTGCTTTAGTGCATTTTTTCTCATTTGTACAAGGTTTCTCCGACTTGACCCTGGTGATCGTTCGTATCCTGGCCGCCATCGTCTTTGCCTCCCACGGCTGGTTTAAATCCTTCGGAAAACAAAAATTTCGTGGCTCGGCCGAACGCTTTGCCGAACGCGGCATTCCCTTTCCTTTGCTGGCCTCTTACATCACTTCATGGAGCCAGTTGATTGCGGTGCCGCTTTTAGTGCTGGGCTTTATGACCCAATGGATTGCTTTGCTGCTTGCTCTGGAAATGATCGTTGCTGCATGGGCAAAGTATATGGATACTCATGCAATTTTTGACGGGATGGATTTACCCCTGGGTACTTTAGCCATTTGCCTGGTGCTGTTTGTATTGGGCCCGGGTGCTTATTCGTTGGATGCCTTATTGTAA
- a CDS encoding SLC13 family permease, which produces MDNLDPVVKEQNDIVVKVQNDTKTKVYALIGAIILGILVWFLGEGLGPQGRMALALTMTAIVLWIFEVYPVEITAVLLSTFFVFTGSATPVEAFSGYGDAIVWFIFAALVFGTAVEQSGIGKRIACSLMRFSGTSFKSMMGIIVLVGALLSFLTPAGVERLLIIYPIAIGVAAVFVKGNVQGTNTGKLAMSITYLAGNTFGFGILTGIAVNILGAGIIKEMLGIEIFWSQWILWFGVPTVITTLIAIFVAWKLFPPEDYVLTAKKENANQDFMNLGPMTIVEKRALLYLVITLGLWATDRWHHLPSWGVAIFSAALFCAPGFGVISKEQLKKIQFPIVIFSGAAITIGTVLGKTGVAAWIGKVFLGSFIRPDMSTQLMGAITYLVGVVAHIPLVESKTAAAAFTPAVAAYFDSMQLPALGPTLMSIMSADTVAFFPYMMMPFLALMGLGYFTTKDSIKLLSSYTFVAIIVQVISCFTWYHWVGLL; this is translated from the coding sequence ATGGATAACCTTGATCCTGTTGTGAAAGAGCAAAATGATATAGTTGTAAAAGTACAAAATGATACAAAGACAAAAGTTTATGCATTGATCGGAGCAATTATCCTCGGTATCCTGGTCTGGTTTCTGGGAGAAGGGCTGGGACCCCAAGGGCGCATGGCTTTGGCCCTGACCATGACGGCTATTGTGCTGTGGATTTTTGAGGTCTACCCTGTGGAGATAACCGCTGTTCTTTTAAGCACTTTTTTTGTTTTTACAGGCTCGGCCACCCCGGTGGAAGCATTTTCCGGGTATGGGGACGCCATTGTTTGGTTTATTTTTGCGGCCTTGGTCTTTGGAACGGCGGTTGAGCAGTCCGGTATCGGCAAAAGAATCGCCTGCAGCCTCATGCGTTTTTCAGGAACTTCCTTTAAATCCATGATGGGGATTATTGTTCTGGTCGGTGCTTTGCTGTCATTTCTGACGCCGGCCGGAGTAGAGCGACTTTTAATCATCTATCCCATTGCCATTGGCGTTGCGGCAGTGTTTGTCAAAGGGAATGTGCAGGGGACAAATACAGGAAAACTGGCCATGTCTATAACCTACCTGGCCGGAAATACCTTTGGCTTCGGCATCTTGACAGGAATTGCGGTAAATATCCTCGGGGCGGGAATTATTAAAGAAATGCTGGGGATCGAGATCTTTTGGTCCCAATGGATTCTTTGGTTCGGTGTTCCCACCGTCATTACGACCTTGATCGCTATTTTTGTGGCCTGGAAGCTGTTTCCACCGGAAGACTATGTTTTAACAGCGAAAAAGGAAAATGCCAATCAAGACTTTATGAATTTAGGACCCATGACCATCGTCGAAAAACGGGCTTTGCTGTACTTAGTCATCACCCTGGGGTTATGGGCCACCGACCGCTGGCATCACCTTCCTTCCTGGGGCGTAGCCATATTTTCCGCGGCTTTGTTCTGTGCTCCGGGCTTTGGCGTGATCAGCAAAGAACAATTGAAGAAGATTCAGTTTCCCATCGTTATTTTTTCCGGGGCGGCCATCACCATCGGCACGGTGCTGGGCAAGACGGGAGTGGCGGCCTGGATCGGCAAAGTTTTTCTGGGCTCCTTTATCAGGCCGGATATGAGCACCCAGCTGATGGGGGCCATCACCTATTTGGTTGGCGTTGTCGCTCATATTCCTCTGGTCGAAAGCAAAACAGCGGCGGCAGCCTTTACCCCTGCCGTAGCGGCCTATTTTGACTCCATGCAGCTGCCGGCGCTGGGTCCCACCCTTATGTCCATTATGAGCGCCGATACCGTCGCCTTTTTCCCCTATATGATGATGCCCTTTCTGGCCTTGATGGGGTTGGGCTATTTTACAACCAAAGATTCCATCAAGCTGCTTTCCTCTTACACTTTCGTAGCCATTATCGTGCAGGTGATATCCTGCTTTACCTGGTATCATTGGGTTGGGCTGCTCTAA
- a CDS encoding phosphoglycerate dehydrogenase: MKKRLMKKEGWAVAQYTVLSTSPTFTKYSPQAAGILEKKGCRLVMIPPNGLREREDFKAVLAEAHVWVVGINKVYAEDLEAAPNLKLIIKHGTGVDSIDLKAAAARGITVANAPGTNANSVADLAFGFMLSLARQIVSADKRTRDGFWGTVMGKDVYGKTLGVLGLGQIGKGVIRRASGFDMNILGYDLVHHSQFEKEYRVRAATLEEIMSEADYISVHLPLLESTKNIIDRSLLEKMRPTAFLINTSRGGVVDETALYDLLKEKRIAGAALDVFATEPPRQSPFFELDNVIVAPHMGAYTEGAMGAVSEILAESIVRVLAGKEPLSVIKTN, translated from the coding sequence ATGAAGAAACGACTAATGAAGAAAGAAGGATGGGCAGTGGCTCAATACACGGTATTATCAACTTCTCCGACATTTACAAAATATTCGCCTCAAGCTGCCGGCATTTTAGAAAAGAAGGGTTGTCGGCTGGTCATGATTCCTCCCAACGGACTGCGCGAAAGGGAGGACTTTAAAGCTGTTTTGGCTGAAGCTCATGTCTGGGTGGTGGGTATTAACAAAGTATACGCCGAGGACCTGGAAGCCGCCCCCAATCTGAAGCTGATCATCAAACATGGTACCGGTGTGGACAGCATTGACTTAAAAGCGGCTGCCGCCAGGGGAATTACCGTAGCCAACGCCCCCGGGACCAACGCCAATTCAGTTGCCGATCTGGCCTTCGGCTTTATGCTTAGTCTGGCCAGGCAGATTGTTTCGGCGGATAAGCGTACGCGGGACGGCTTCTGGGGCACTGTCATGGGCAAAGATGTTTACGGCAAAACCCTGGGCGTTTTAGGGCTGGGACAGATCGGCAAAGGAGTGATCCGCAGGGCGAGCGGATTTGATATGAACATCTTGGGCTATGACCTGGTCCATCACAGTCAATTTGAAAAGGAATACCGGGTGAGGGCTGCGACTTTGGAGGAAATTATGTCCGAGGCGGATTATATTTCCGTCCATTTGCCCCTCCTGGAGAGCACAAAAAATATCATCGACCGCAGTTTGCTGGAAAAAATGCGCCCCACAGCCTTTCTCATCAATACCAGCAGAGGAGGCGTGGTTGACGAAACAGCCCTCTATGATCTGCTGAAGGAAAAAAGGATAGCGGGAGCCGCTTTGGATGTCTTTGCCACAGAGCCGCCCCGGCAGTCACCGTTTTTTGAATTGGACAATGTTATTGTAGCGCCGCATATGGGCGCCTATACAGAAGGGGCAATGGGAGCCGTCAGTGAAATCTTGGCGGAGAGCATTGTCCGGGTTTTGGCAGGAAAAGAACCACTATCGGTCATTAAGACGAACTAA
- a CDS encoding cupin domain-containing protein has product MFTLVNINEAKFQQATGRRIAELVSAAVTGTEGVTCRVVEVLPEHQGGARQPHTHCDVEEVIFVLEGQGKIWVEEQEKDILKDDLIVVPMETEHRIINPGGQRLRLLCFFPKARVEVP; this is encoded by the coding sequence GTGTTTACTTTGGTTAATATTAATGAAGCAAAATTTCAGCAGGCCACAGGAAGAAGGATAGCGGAGCTGGTTTCTGCCGCGGTAACGGGAACAGAAGGGGTCACCTGCCGGGTTGTCGAGGTTCTGCCTGAGCACCAAGGGGGAGCGCGCCAGCCCCATACCCACTGTGATGTGGAAGAAGTGATCTTTGTTTTGGAAGGGCAGGGGAAAATTTGGGTAGAAGAACAGGAAAAAGATATTTTAAAAGATGACTTAATCGTTGTCCCCATGGAAACGGAGCACCGAATCATCAACCCGGGGGGCCAGCGGCTCCGGTTGCTTTGCTTTTTCCCGAAAGCCCGGGTGGAGGTTCCTTAA
- a CDS encoding LeuA family protein, which yields MNGKWWTKDWWVSEYNYHEEVVKDLHLPQKIEIHDATLRDGEQTPGVVFSKEDKVRIAELLAEVGVERIEAGMPAVSKDDAQAIEEIAKRNLGPKIMVFCRAMREDVDRAVDCGADGIVLEAPSGYPKLKYQFASKWTEESLTEAVVNTINYAKEKGLFVNYFPFDTTRAELPFLKRLLTNVTTQAKPDSVTVVDTTGSITPTAMRFLVRQVRETIALPLEVHTHNDFGLGTATTFAAVEEGVQVVHSCINGLGERTGNTALEEIALGLKLLYGIELPKFNFQKLSELSQEVQRMSGKTLAQNKPVVGLLPFTREIGLGMKVLEDYPTAVFPFMPDFVGQKMKIVMGKKSGKESVLMKLEAAGLKANEEQVQEIVARTKAAGIAKRNWLEDEEFLVIARQVLDR from the coding sequence GTGAACGGAAAGTGGTGGACGAAGGATTGGTGGGTAAGCGAATACAATTACCACGAAGAAGTAGTCAAGGATTTGCACCTTCCCCAAAAGATTGAGATACACGACGCGACGCTGCGGGATGGGGAACAGACTCCCGGCGTGGTGTTCAGCAAAGAGGATAAAGTAAGAATTGCCGAATTGCTGGCCGAAGTGGGAGTTGAGCGGATTGAAGCCGGCATGCCGGCGGTATCCAAAGATGATGCCCAAGCGATTGAGGAGATCGCCAAACGCAATTTGGGACCCAAGATTATGGTATTCTGCCGGGCGATGCGGGAGGATGTGGATCGGGCCGTGGATTGCGGAGCAGATGGGATCGTTCTGGAAGCGCCCAGCGGCTATCCGAAGCTTAAATATCAATTTGCCAGTAAGTGGACGGAAGAAAGCCTGACCGAAGCCGTCGTCAATACCATCAATTACGCCAAGGAAAAGGGGCTGTTTGTCAACTATTTCCCCTTTGATACGACCAGAGCGGAACTTCCTTTTCTCAAGCGGCTTCTGACCAATGTAACAACTCAAGCCAAACCGGATTCGGTAACGGTGGTCGATACCACAGGTTCGATCACTCCCACCGCCATGCGTTTTCTGGTCAGGCAGGTCAGGGAAACCATCGCTCTGCCCCTGGAAGTTCATACCCACAACGATTTCGGGCTGGGCACAGCCACGACCTTCGCCGCGGTGGAGGAAGGTGTGCAGGTCGTGCACAGCTGCATCAACGGTTTGGGTGAGCGGACCGGCAATACTGCTCTGGAAGAGATAGCTCTGGGCTTAAAGCTGCTCTATGGCATAGAGCTGCCCAAATTCAACTTCCAGAAACTGAGTGAGCTTTCCCAGGAAGTGCAAAGGATGTCCGGCAAGACCCTGGCCCAAAACAAGCCGGTGGTCGGGCTGCTGCCTTTTACCCGGGAGATTGGCTTGGGAATGAAAGTTCTGGAAGATTACCCGACGGCTGTTTTCCCTTTTATGCCGGATTTTGTGGGTCAAAAAATGAAAATCGTCATGGGCAAGAAAAGCGGCAAGGAATCCGTTCTGATGAAGCTTGAGGCGGCAGGGTTAAAGGCCAATGAAGAGCAGGTACAGGAAATTGTTGCGCGCACCAAAGCTGCCGGGATCGCCAAACGCAACTGGCTTGAAGACGAGGAGTTCTTGGTGATCGCACGTCAGGTATTGGACCGTTAA
- a CDS encoding UxaA family hydrolase, producing the protein METKILGYRRENGRIGIRNHVLIIPVDDLSNAVCLAVEHNIRGTMAVPHPYGRLQFGADLELHFQTLIGTGRNPNVAAAIVVGIEPNWAKKIADGIAETGKPVAYFGIEGYGDLKTIERVSRQAQEYVQYATSLEKVECELKELVVSFKCGESDTTTGLASNPTAGVVGDRLVEMGGTIIFGETPETTGAEHVLARHFATPELAGKFLKVHKDYLDLIESKGADLLGTQPTQGNIAGGLTTIEEKAFGNIQKAGKTPIVGVLAPCEEPQGPGRYFMDTSSAAAECITVMMAAGAVLHIFITGQGNIVGNPIEPVIKMSANPNTCKHMAEHIDVDISGVLTLELSLEEAADKVMECLVKTARGRLTDAEALNHNEFVLTRLYPSA; encoded by the coding sequence ATGGAAACTAAGATTTTAGGGTACCGCAGAGAAAACGGGCGGATTGGGATCCGCAATCATGTCTTGATTATTCCTGTGGATGATTTGTCCAATGCCGTCTGTTTGGCCGTTGAGCATAATATCAGAGGCACGATGGCCGTACCTCATCCCTATGGCCGTTTGCAATTCGGTGCCGATCTGGAACTGCATTTTCAAACGCTGATCGGCACCGGCCGCAACCCTAATGTGGCAGCCGCCATTGTCGTGGGTATTGAACCCAACTGGGCGAAAAAGATTGCCGACGGCATTGCGGAGACAGGCAAACCTGTTGCCTATTTCGGGATTGAAGGATACGGCGACCTCAAAACCATTGAACGGGTTTCCCGCCAAGCTCAGGAGTATGTACAATATGCAACCTCCTTAGAAAAGGTTGAGTGTGAATTAAAAGAGCTCGTCGTCAGCTTCAAATGCGGCGAGTCGGATACGACTACAGGACTGGCCTCAAATCCCACTGCCGGCGTGGTCGGAGACCGTCTGGTTGAGATGGGCGGAACGATTATCTTTGGGGAAACCCCGGAGACAACCGGCGCGGAACATGTACTGGCCAGGCATTTTGCCACCCCGGAACTTGCCGGGAAGTTCCTGAAAGTTCATAAGGATTATCTGGATTTGATTGAATCCAAGGGTGCGGATTTGCTGGGAACCCAGCCCACCCAGGGGAATATTGCCGGCGGCTTGACCACCATTGAAGAAAAGGCTTTCGGCAACATTCAAAAAGCCGGCAAGACACCCATCGTCGGGGTGCTGGCGCCCTGCGAAGAACCCCAGGGTCCCGGCCGCTACTTTATGGATACGTCCTCCGCTGCGGCTGAGTGCATCACCGTCATGATGGCTGCCGGCGCTGTACTCCATATCTTTATTACCGGCCAGGGCAATATTGTCGGCAATCCCATCGAGCCGGTCATCAAAATGTCCGCCAACCCCAATACCTGCAAGCATATGGCGGAACATATCGATGTGGATATCAGCGGGGTCCTGACTTTAGAGTTAAGTCTTGAAGAAGCAGCCGATAAAGTTATGGAATGCCTTGTGAAAACCGCCCGCGGACGCTTAACGGATGCCGAAGCGCTCAATCACAATGAGTTTGTTCTGACCCGTCTTTATCCAAGCGCTTAA
- a CDS encoding UxaA family hydrolase encodes MGKHKFLVHEDGDYVGVAIEDIKAGEDVMGVELHSGKKFQVTSNHDIPLGHKIALRAVKKGEALIKYSESVGTVIQDIKIGDWVHTHNLKTARWDYGN; translated from the coding sequence ATGGGCAAGCACAAATTCCTGGTGCATGAAGACGGCGATTATGTCGGTGTGGCCATTGAAGACATCAAAGCCGGAGAAGACGTCATGGGAGTAGAGTTGCACTCAGGCAAAAAGTTTCAGGTAACATCCAATCATGACATTCCCCTTGGCCATAAAATCGCCTTAAGGGCAGTCAAAAAAGGAGAAGCTCTCATCAAATACAGTGAGAGCGTCGGCACGGTTATCCAGGATATCAAGATTGGCGATTGGGTACATACCCATAACCTTAAGACTGCGAGGTGGGATTATGGAAACTAA
- a CDS encoding creatininase family protein, whose translation MTSETNNYLLELTQPEAEAILRRSQLAIIPNGSVEQHGPHLPCGTDHYCIMAIARKVASGLDGLLLPFSHTGVTPFHASFAGTLTLRQETYVNLLLDTAVSVINHGVQKILFVNWHEGNTTSINYAASQLQKEYGVTCVVAQACYITEQLYKGEADLTHAGALEVLPVMAYRPDLLKLERATNPSPYEAAKEVDALRRSKSVYPILKDIRQIAPTGWYGDLDIVSEEKAAELVERVSGEIITAAQQVFERMQ comes from the coding sequence GTGACAAGCGAAACGAACAATTATTTGCTGGAGTTAACCCAGCCGGAAGCGGAAGCGATCCTCAGGCGGTCCCAATTGGCCATAATACCTAACGGCAGTGTGGAACAGCATGGCCCGCACCTTCCCTGCGGCACGGATCATTACTGCATTATGGCCATTGCCCGCAAGGTTGCCTCAGGGCTGGACGGTTTATTGCTTCCCTTCAGTCACACCGGAGTTACGCCATTTCATGCATCTTTTGCCGGAACCCTGACTTTGCGTCAGGAAACTTACGTCAATCTGCTTTTGGACACGGCGGTAAGCGTCATCAACCACGGCGTCCAAAAGATACTTTTTGTCAACTGGCATGAGGGAAATACAACCTCCATCAATTACGCGGCCTCTCAATTGCAGAAAGAATACGGGGTAACCTGTGTTGTTGCTCAGGCCTGCTACATTACGGAACAGCTTTATAAAGGAGAGGCGGATCTGACCCATGCGGGCGCCTTGGAAGTGCTGCCGGTTATGGCCTACCGCCCCGACCTGCTTAAACTGGAGCGGGCGACCAACCCGTCTCCTTATGAGGCGGCCAAAGAAGTAGACGCCTTACGCCGTTCCAAATCGGTTTATCCTATTCTGAAAGATATCCGGCAGATAGCGCCTACCGGCTGGTACGGGGACCTGGATATCGTCAGCGAGGAAAAAGCGGCGGAACTGGTGGAGCGGGTCAGTGGGGAAATCATCACGGCGGCCCAACAAGTATTTGAGCGTATGCAATAG